Proteins from one Lacrimispora sphenoides genomic window:
- a CDS encoding NAD(P)/FAD-dependent oxidoreductase, translated as MTEYRKLFEPIQVGSITLKNRFIMPPMANNLANADGTLSPNSIAYYTERARGGVGLIITECSAVDFPHGLIVERQPKVNSNSVMPDWRRLAESVHSYDTKIIAQIHHGGFLSDPEYNNGELSMSPSGYDGDLWFKAREMSHDEINEIIEKHIFAAEMLYKAGLDGVEVHASSTYLINEFLTPEYNHRTDEYGGALKNRARILTEIISGIKKRCPGNFMISVRLAIKDLEISNGLSIEEGVEVARLCETAGADMINATMGFFKSQCMDTESQWQDEGGRLYMATPVKEAMTTAKVAAVGKFRSPSFCNEVIEQEKTDLICIGRQLLCDPFWVRKLEYGQEEQIRPCLNCNDGCIDQLFRHGNLRCAINPYTGYEHQYSEHNVPAAGIRKKVMIVGGGIAGMQTAIIAAKRGHDVTITERTDKLGGQMILAGMAPHKEVIQKALHWYQQEIKRLCIKVKLNAETDAKMLNSIAVDAIVIATGARPVKPPIMGKEKVTTAWDILGGNEEMLLRGKIAVIIGGGMVGCETAHFLHKKGYKITILEKSNVICTDEEPMHREFLEAYLRENIRIETGVLVTEIADNEVMFETAEGKEAVVRADLIISAVGSRPYGREIIDSLGTAGIPVYQIGDSVKVGNMRSATRSAMDVAYLI; from the coding sequence ATGACTGAATATAGGAAATTATTTGAGCCAATTCAGGTTGGCTCAATTACATTAAAAAATCGTTTTATCATGCCGCCGATGGCGAATAACCTGGCGAATGCTGACGGAACACTTAGCCCCAATTCCATTGCCTATTACACAGAACGAGCACGAGGGGGTGTTGGATTAATCATAACAGAATGTTCAGCAGTAGATTTTCCCCATGGTTTGATCGTTGAGCGTCAGCCAAAGGTGAACAGCAATTCCGTAATGCCGGATTGGCGTCGGTTGGCGGAGTCTGTACATAGCTATGACACAAAGATTATTGCACAGATTCATCATGGTGGTTTTCTTTCAGACCCGGAATATAACAATGGAGAACTTTCTATGTCGCCTTCGGGGTATGATGGCGACCTTTGGTTTAAGGCCAGAGAAATGTCACATGATGAAATAAACGAGATCATCGAAAAACATATCTTTGCTGCAGAAATGCTCTATAAGGCTGGCTTAGATGGCGTCGAAGTACATGCTTCCTCAACATACCTGATCAATGAATTCTTAACGCCTGAATATAATCATCGAACGGACGAGTATGGTGGAGCACTGAAAAATAGGGCACGCATATTGACAGAAATTATTTCTGGAATAAAAAAGAGGTGTCCTGGCAATTTTATGATCAGTGTTCGTCTTGCTATCAAAGATTTAGAGATTTCTAATGGGTTAAGTATTGAAGAAGGGGTTGAGGTGGCCCGTCTATGTGAAACGGCAGGTGCTGATATGATAAACGCCACTATGGGCTTTTTCAAAAGTCAATGCATGGATACAGAGAGCCAATGGCAGGACGAAGGCGGTCGGTTATATATGGCTACTCCGGTCAAAGAAGCCATGACAACAGCAAAAGTGGCGGCAGTCGGAAAATTTCGCTCCCCATCTTTCTGTAATGAAGTGATAGAACAAGAGAAAACCGATCTTATTTGCATTGGTCGCCAGCTACTATGTGATCCATTCTGGGTTAGAAAACTTGAGTATGGTCAAGAAGAGCAAATTCGACCTTGTCTGAATTGCAATGATGGCTGCATAGATCAATTATTTCGACATGGAAATCTGCGTTGTGCAATAAATCCATATACTGGTTATGAGCATCAATACAGCGAACACAATGTGCCAGCTGCCGGTATTCGTAAAAAGGTAATGATTGTCGGTGGTGGTATTGCGGGTATGCAGACGGCAATTATTGCTGCTAAAAGAGGTCATGATGTGACAATCACAGAAAGAACCGACAAACTGGGAGGGCAAATGATATTGGCAGGTATGGCGCCCCATAAAGAAGTAATTCAGAAGGCATTGCATTGGTATCAGCAGGAGATTAAACGGCTTTGCATAAAAGTAAAGTTAAATGCAGAGACAGATGCCAAAATGCTAAATTCTATTGCTGTTGATGCGATTGTTATTGCAACAGGAGCAAGGCCCGTGAAACCTCCGATTATGGGCAAAGAAAAGGTTACCACAGCATGGGATATTTTAGGTGGTAATGAAGAAATGCTTTTACGGGGAAAGATAGCTGTGATCATCGGTGGAGGTATGGTTGGCTGTGAAACGGCACATTTTCTGCACAAGAAAGGTTATAAGATTACAATTCTTGAAAAATCAAATGTGATATGTACAGATGAAGAACCAATGCACCGGGAATTTTTAGAAGCATATCTGCGAGAAAATATACGGATTGAAACAGGGGTTTTGGTAACGGAAATTGCTGACAACGAGGTTATGTTTGAAACTGCTGAAGGAAAGGAAGCGGTGGTTCGGGCAGACTTAATTATCTCGGCAGTCGGCAGTCGTCCATATGGCAGAGAAATCATTGACAGCTTAGGTACTGCAGGAATTCCAGTTTACCAAATTGGCGATAGTGTTAAGGTTGGAAACATGCGTTCAGCAACCAGAAGTGCTATGGATGTTGCATACCTCATATAA
- a CDS encoding DNA-binding protein produces MLDYISVRQVAGKWGISERRIQKLCEEKRIVGAIRFGHARAIPKMQKSLQMQKEKKRINV; encoded by the coding sequence ATGCTTGATTATATTTCCGTCCGGCAAGTAGCTGGTAAATGGGGAATTTCTGAACGCAGAATTCAAAAGCTCTGCGAAGAAAAACGAATCGTCGGAGCAATCCGATTTGGACATGCCAGGGCAATACCGAAAATGCAGAAAAGCCTACAGATGCAAAAAGAAAAAAAGAGGATAAATGTGTAA